In one Candidatus Paceibacterota bacterium genomic region, the following are encoded:
- a CDS encoding fused MFS/spermidine synthase: MKKKAAPALEPALSRPLRRYLYFTAAVTGAAIMIVEILGAKMLSPFVGLSHFVWTAQIAVTLVALASGYYAGGRLADRSQRLARLYWAILGAAIYLVLTVRLCEPVAYWGLDFNLAVGSLLASAILFFVPLALLAMTGPYLVRVITSSVAGVGGNVGRLTSIGTLGSLGGTLLIGYLLIPLLPNSLTMYFTALALMLVCAGYFLFARRVGAAAVILLLGLGLAIGGRGYLAPAHSYAHATELFRGNSHFGLLQVVDARGANYRLYLNDSLVQNTYDPERKLSVSHFTYALSGLARAYTTNIADALCIGLGVGIVPMEFARQGARVDVVEINPAVVPVAVRFFDLQTNQIHLTLDDGRHFLNRCRKHYDTVILDAFLGDSSPSHLFTRQAFAAIRRVLRPGGTLVINSFGSLEAGRDFFAASLNNTLKAVFPSVRAHATGDGAIFFVAGNRSDLALVHAPDLSNVHPYVLREAEATYASLVDPSPERGRVLTDDFNPAEFYDARNREDFRRKLALAAKEM; this comes from the coding sequence GTGAAAAAGAAAGCTGCCCCCGCGCTCGAGCCCGCCCTCTCGCGCCCCTTGCGCCGCTATCTGTACTTCACCGCGGCGGTCACGGGCGCGGCGATCATGATCGTGGAGATTCTGGGCGCCAAGATGCTCTCGCCATTTGTCGGGCTCTCGCATTTCGTTTGGACGGCGCAGATCGCGGTAACGCTCGTGGCGCTGGCCAGCGGCTATTATGCGGGCGGGCGGCTGGCCGACCGGTCGCAGCGCCTGGCGCGGCTTTACTGGGCCATCCTGGGCGCGGCGATCTACCTGGTCCTGACGGTGCGCCTCTGCGAGCCCGTCGCTTATTGGGGGCTCGATTTCAACCTCGCCGTCGGTTCCCTGCTGGCGTCGGCGATCCTGTTCTTTGTCCCGTTGGCGCTGCTGGCGATGACTGGCCCCTATCTGGTGCGCGTCATTACTTCGTCGGTCGCCGGCGTGGGCGGCAACGTTGGCCGGCTTACCTCCATCGGCACCCTGGGGAGCCTGGGCGGCACGCTGCTCATCGGCTACCTCCTGATTCCGCTGCTGCCCAACTCGCTGACGATGTACTTCACCGCGCTGGCACTGATGCTGGTTTGCGCGGGCTACTTCCTCTTCGCCCGCCGCGTGGGAGCGGCGGCGGTAATCCTGCTCCTGGGTCTCGGTTTGGCGATCGGCGGGCGGGGTTACCTTGCGCCGGCGCACAGCTACGCCCATGCGACCGAGCTGTTCCGGGGCAACTCGCACTTCGGCCTGCTCCAGGTGGTGGACGCCCGCGGGGCCAACTACCGCTTGTACCTCAACGACAGTCTCGTCCAGAATACCTACGACCCGGAACGAAAGCTGAGCGTCTCCCATTTCACCTACGCCCTGTCGGGCCTGGCGCGAGCCTACACCACCAACATCGCCGACGCCCTCTGCATCGGCCTGGGCGTTGGCATCGTGCCGATGGAGTTCGCCCGCCAGGGCGCGCGCGTGGACGTGGTGGAAATCAACCCCGCCGTCGTGCCGGTGGCGGTGCGCTTCTTCGACCTCCAAACCAACCAAATCCACCTGACGCTCGACGACGGGCGCCACTTCCTGAACCGCTGCCGCAAACACTATGACACCGTCATCCTCGACGCCTTCCTGGGCGACTCGTCCCCCTCGCACCTGTTCACGCGGCAGGCCTTCGCCGCCATCCGGCGCGTGCTGCGCCCCGGCGGGACGCTCGTCATCAACAGCTTTGGCAGCCTGGAAGCCGGCCGCGACTTCTTCGCCGCCTCTCTGAACAACACCCTGAAAGCCGTGTTTCCCTCCGTGCGGGCGCACGCCACGGGGGACGGCGCCATCTTCTTCGTCGCCGGCAACCGTTCTGATCTGGCTCTTGTTCATGCGCCCGACCTGTCAAACGTGCATCCCTATGTCCTGCGCGAGGCGGAAGCCACCTATGCCAGCCTGGTGGATCCGTCGCCCGAGCGCGGCCGCGTCCTCACCGACGACTTCAACCCCGCCGAATTCTACGACGCCCGCAACCGCGAAGACTTCCGCCGCAAGCTGGCTCTGGCAGCGAAGGAGATGTAA
- a CDS encoding zf-TFIIB domain-containing protein, with product MKCPACFNELIELHVGKLAVDACQGGCGGIWFDAFELQKVDQESEAAGEPLLNVPRAPGVVPDPARKRECPRCEDVKLHRHFFSAKRRVQVDHCPNCGGYWLDAGELALIRKEKSRAVHASHAGQSTVSIEVIRYLYRLHTEERTP from the coding sequence ATGAAATGTCCAGCCTGCTTCAATGAGTTAATTGAGCTGCATGTAGGCAAGCTCGCGGTTGATGCCTGCCAGGGCGGTTGTGGTGGCATTTGGTTTGACGCCTTCGAGCTGCAGAAGGTGGATCAGGAAAGTGAGGCCGCCGGAGAGCCTTTGCTCAACGTCCCGCGCGCTCCGGGCGTGGTCCCGGACCCGGCCCGCAAGCGCGAATGTCCCCGCTGCGAGGACGTGAAGCTCCACCGCCATTTCTTCAGCGCCAAACGCCGTGTCCAGGTAGATCACTGTCCCAACTGCGGCGGCTACTGGCTCGACGCGGGCGAACTCGCCCTCATCCGCAAGGAGAAGAGCCGTGCCGTGCACGCGAGCCACGCCGGGCAGTCAACCGTTTCGATCGAGGTCATTCGCTACCTCTACCGCTTGCACACCGAGGAGCGGACGCCCTGA
- a CDS encoding D-aminoacylase → MSVEYDLIIRNGTIYDGSGGPPFAGDLAVKGRTIAAIGPLPNTRARAELDAQGLAVAPGFINMLSWANRSLIEDGRSQSDIRQGVTLEVLGEGSSMGPLTSTMKRQLRERQGDIKYDIEWTTLGEYLEHLVKRGISCNVASFVGATTVRVHEIGYTDRPPTPEEMGRMRQLVREAMAEGALGVSSSLIYAPACYASTEELIALCQVAAEFNGLYISHLRSESTQLLEAADELIRIAREAHIPAEIYHLKVAGQHNWHKLGALIQKIEAARAEGLAITADMYNYTAAGTGLDASMPPWVQEGGSEEWVKRLRDPATRQRLKLEMAAPADDWENFFVAAGSPDKIILAGFKTDKLKPFTGKTLAEVATMRGTSPEEAAMDLVAEDKGRVDAIYFIMSEDNVRRQLKLPWVSFGSDEGSFAPEGVFLLSNPHPRAYGNVARLLGKYVRDEKLIPLEAAIHRLSALPAANLKLDHRGSLSPGCFADIVIFDPAAIQDHATFEQPQQFATGVRDVFVNGVQVLKDSEHTGAKPGLVVRGPGWGKSPL, encoded by the coding sequence ATGAGCGTAGAATACGACCTGATCATCCGCAACGGCACGATCTACGACGGCAGCGGCGGGCCGCCATTCGCGGGCGACCTGGCGGTCAAAGGCCGGACCATCGCGGCCATCGGCCCGCTTCCCAACACCCGCGCCCGCGCCGAGCTGGACGCCCAGGGCCTGGCCGTCGCCCCGGGGTTCATTAACATGCTCAGTTGGGCCAACCGCTCGCTCATTGAAGATGGCCGTTCCCAGAGCGACATCCGTCAGGGTGTCACGCTGGAAGTGCTCGGGGAAGGCTCATCCATGGGACCGCTCACCAGCACGATGAAGCGGCAGCTTCGCGAGCGACAGGGGGACATAAAGTACGACATCGAATGGACTACCCTGGGCGAATACCTGGAGCATCTCGTAAAGCGTGGCATCTCCTGCAATGTAGCTTCCTTCGTCGGGGCTACCACGGTGCGCGTGCACGAAATCGGCTACACCGACCGGCCGCCCACCCCGGAGGAAATGGGGCGCATGCGGCAACTGGTCCGCGAGGCAATGGCCGAAGGTGCGTTGGGGGTTTCCTCCTCCCTGATCTACGCCCCGGCCTGTTACGCGAGCACCGAAGAGCTGATCGCCCTGTGCCAGGTCGCCGCGGAATTCAACGGCCTCTACATCTCCCACCTTCGCAGCGAGAGCACCCAACTGCTCGAAGCCGCCGACGAGCTGATCCGCATCGCCCGGGAGGCCCATATCCCAGCCGAAATCTATCACCTCAAAGTCGCCGGCCAGCACAACTGGCACAAGCTCGGCGCACTGATCCAGAAAATCGAAGCCGCCCGCGCGGAAGGGCTCGCCATCACCGCGGACATGTACAACTACACCGCCGCCGGCACGGGTTTGGACGCCTCGATGCCGCCCTGGGTTCAGGAAGGCGGGTCGGAGGAATGGGTCAAACGCCTCCGGGACCCCGCCACGCGCCAGCGGCTGAAACTCGAAATGGCCGCCCCCGCGGACGACTGGGAAAACTTCTTCGTGGCCGCGGGCTCCCCGGACAAGATCATCCTCGCCGGCTTCAAGACTGACAAGCTCAAGCCCTTCACCGGCAAGACGCTGGCCGAGGTCGCAACTATGCGCGGCACCTCGCCCGAAGAAGCCGCCATGGACCTCGTCGCCGAAGACAAAGGCCGCGTGGATGCCATCTACTTCATCATGTCCGAGGACAATGTGCGCCGGCAGCTCAAGCTGCCCTGGGTGAGCTTCGGCTCGGACGAAGGCTCATTCGCGCCCGAGGGGGTCTTCCTCCTGTCCAACCCGCATCCGCGCGCCTACGGCAACGTCGCCCGGCTGCTCGGCAAGTATGTCCGCGACGAAAAACTGATCCCCCTCGAAGCTGCCATTCATCGCCTGAGCGCCCTGCCCGCCGCCAACCTCAAGCTGGACCACCGCGGGTCACTCTCGCCCGGTTGCTTCGCCGACATTGTTATCTTCGACCCAGCCGCGATTCAGGACCATGCTACTTTCGAGCAGCCGCAGCAATTTGCCACCGGCGTGCGCGACGTATTCGTCAACGGCGTCCAGGTCCTCAAGGACAGCGAGCACACCGGCGCCAAACCCGGCCTGGTCGTCCGCGGTCCGGGTTGGGGAAAATCCCCACTTTGA
- a CDS encoding amidohydrolase family protein — MRRANSHSQISIAPAFHLLLLAGAISAASLNAAAETLLLTGATVHTISGETFRPGQVLIRNGKIAAVGKTVSADGAGPIDLPGHHLYPGIIALNAVLGLTEISGVRSTQDTTEVGDDFTPDVESWIAVNPDSELIPVTRANGIACFEPVPHGHIISGQSALLAVAGWTTEQMVIRKPIALHLFWPAMELNTTPKDKAQDKARWKSLEDQAKERSERLRAIGDFFEEAKAYAKAKEAAAKGQAPAPETIPAWEAMVPFVRGELPIAIHADEIRQIRAAVQWADTNQHKIILAGGRDAWMAAELLAARKVPVVYEHTFTQPARGTDSYDVHFRAPTVLHQAGVQVAFSLGSDSFDAALIRNLPYSAAQAVAFGLPEAEALKGLTLYPAQLAGVADRLGSLETGKDATLFAADGDILDIRSHVKRLWVAGKEVSLESRHTRLYEKHKNRPRPK; from the coding sequence ATGCGACGTGCCAATTCCCATAGTCAGATCTCAATTGCGCCAGCGTTTCATCTTTTGCTCCTGGCGGGCGCTATTTCAGCCGCCTCCCTGAACGCCGCCGCGGAAACGCTGCTCCTCACCGGCGCCACCGTGCACACCATTTCGGGTGAGACTTTTCGCCCGGGCCAGGTCCTCATCCGCAACGGCAAGATCGCTGCCGTCGGAAAAACTGTATCCGCCGACGGGGCGGGCCCCATTGACCTCCCCGGCCACCACCTTTACCCGGGGATCATCGCGTTAAACGCCGTTCTTGGCCTGACAGAAATCAGCGGGGTACGCTCCACCCAGGACACGACCGAGGTGGGCGACGACTTCACACCCGACGTCGAATCATGGATCGCGGTCAATCCCGACTCGGAACTCATCCCGGTCACCCGCGCCAACGGCATTGCCTGCTTCGAGCCCGTGCCACACGGCCACATCATCTCCGGCCAGTCCGCGCTGCTCGCCGTCGCCGGCTGGACCACCGAGCAGATGGTGATCAGGAAGCCTATCGCGCTCCACCTGTTCTGGCCGGCTATGGAGCTGAACACCACGCCGAAGGACAAGGCGCAGGATAAGGCCAGGTGGAAGTCCCTCGAGGATCAGGCCAAAGAGCGCAGCGAGCGCCTGCGGGCCATCGGGGACTTCTTCGAAGAAGCGAAGGCCTATGCCAAAGCGAAAGAGGCGGCGGCCAAAGGCCAGGCCCCGGCCCCGGAAACGATTCCCGCCTGGGAAGCCATGGTCCCGTTCGTGCGCGGTGAACTCCCCATCGCCATTCATGCCGACGAGATCCGCCAAATCCGGGCAGCCGTTCAATGGGCCGACACCAACCAACACAAGATCATCCTGGCCGGCGGCCGCGATGCCTGGATGGCCGCCGAACTTCTGGCCGCCAGGAAAGTCCCCGTGGTCTATGAACACACCTTTACCCAGCCGGCCCGGGGCACCGACTCGTATGACGTTCATTTCCGGGCGCCCACCGTCTTACACCAGGCTGGCGTGCAAGTCGCCTTCAGCCTCGGCTCGGACAGCTTCGACGCCGCGCTCATCCGAAATCTCCCCTACTCCGCGGCTCAGGCCGTCGCCTTCGGTCTGCCTGAGGCCGAAGCTCTCAAAGGGCTGACACTTTACCCTGCCCAACTTGCCGGCGTCGCCGATCGCCTCGGCTCTCTCGAAACCGGCAAGGACGCAACCCTGTTCGCCGCCGACGGCGACATCCTCGACATCCGGAGCCACGTGAAACGCCTGTGGGTTGCGGGCAAGGAAGTCAGCCTCGAAAGCCGCCACACCCGGCTCTACGAGAAACACAAAAACCGCCCGCGGCCCAAGTAA
- a CDS encoding amidohydrolase family protein has protein sequence MSTSFRSSHLMLQAVLPWVFLSSLWVSSLAASDLLPPGFRPLPLGVHALVGGKVISKPGEVLEGGTILIRDGFIGAVGKEVAPPADARIWDMQGTTIYAGFIDPYVVLAASNPPVATSFVEPVSAASLTAGGLKYYGVPGGQTDLGNPGPGYAVARITPERRAVRDYSPRDKALAPLRALGFTACVIAPARGIVRGTSALVALSEENPNQSVIKPDVFQHIAFETHSRDENPFPASLMGAIAAVRQSIFDARHYAFSRKGYQQHPQGRKRPEFNPSLEALAPAAERQMRVVFEPGSALMVDRAARVARELDLNYCLLSSGQEWRRPDLAKATGAAFIVPLDYPALPKLPDEGDWEQVTLDQLRAWDWAPGNPALLSQQGLEVALTTYGLSDPKKFRQNLRMALNRGLSETNALAALTTVPARLCGVEGQLGTIEPGKLANLTVIQGGSYFDPEAKVREVWIDGRFHRVPGEESRTAKAGPETTNGQKPAPKATERKQQQLRELQQARVARSPLAGRGPLAEPKAVLIEHATVWTSGPDGRLEDADVLLAGGKVKAVGRGLSTRADNDGPLLTIDGRGLHVTPGLIDAHSHTAVLGAVNESTLPSSAMVRISDVVNSDTDNLHQQLAGGVTTVNLFHGSANPIGGQSCVIKLRDGAGPDGLVFEAAPPGIKFALGENVKQANWGDKYVKRFPQTRMGVRTFIANRFTAARDYLASVEKASRQPTAAPRRDLELEALGEVLQGRRWIYCHAYRQDEMLMLIRLMESFGVKIGSFEHGLESYKVADEIAQHGAATSTFSDWWAYKFEVYDAIPYNGSLTHDRGALVSFSSDSSDLARRLYTEAAKAVKYGGTSEIDALKFVTINPARQLRIDSRVGSLEPGKDADVAIWSRSPLDSRTVCLQTWIEGRKYFDRSLNAERAASLKAERAALLAKARQIAKLSGSGDRSGGTGDDGGNSFFRVALEHQYDGDDRRCLQEE, from the coding sequence ATGAGCACGTCATTTCGATCGTCGCACTTGATGCTCCAGGCAGTTCTTCCCTGGGTGTTTCTGTCCAGTCTATGGGTCAGCTCGCTGGCCGCCAGTGATCTCCTTCCACCCGGCTTCCGCCCTTTGCCGCTCGGCGTCCATGCCTTGGTCGGCGGCAAAGTTATTTCGAAGCCGGGGGAGGTTCTGGAGGGCGGCACCATCTTAATTCGCGACGGTTTCATCGGCGCAGTGGGCAAGGAGGTGGCACCGCCAGCCGACGCGCGCATCTGGGACATGCAAGGCACGACGATTTACGCCGGCTTCATTGACCCATACGTTGTGCTCGCCGCCAGCAATCCGCCGGTTGCCACCTCGTTCGTTGAGCCCGTTTCCGCGGCCAGTCTTACCGCCGGCGGCCTCAAGTATTACGGGGTGCCGGGCGGCCAAACGGATTTGGGCAATCCAGGCCCCGGCTACGCGGTGGCCCGAATCACACCCGAACGCCGGGCCGTGCGGGACTATTCGCCCAGGGACAAGGCCCTGGCGCCATTGCGCGCCTTGGGTTTCACCGCCTGTGTTATTGCCCCGGCCAGGGGAATAGTTCGCGGCACCAGCGCCCTGGTTGCGCTGTCCGAGGAGAATCCCAACCAAAGCGTCATCAAGCCCGACGTCTTCCAGCACATCGCCTTTGAAACCCATTCCCGCGACGAGAACCCGTTCCCTGCGTCGCTCATGGGCGCGATCGCCGCAGTACGGCAGAGTATCTTTGATGCCCGCCATTACGCGTTTAGTCGGAAGGGCTACCAGCAACATCCGCAAGGCCGCAAGCGTCCCGAGTTCAATCCATCGCTCGAGGCCCTTGCCCCCGCCGCTGAGCGGCAGATGCGCGTTGTCTTCGAGCCCGGTAGTGCCTTGATGGTGGATCGCGCCGCCCGAGTTGCTCGCGAGCTTGACCTCAACTACTGCCTTTTGTCCAGCGGACAGGAGTGGCGACGGCCCGATCTCGCCAAAGCCACTGGCGCGGCGTTCATCGTGCCGCTGGACTACCCGGCCCTGCCGAAACTGCCCGACGAGGGCGATTGGGAGCAAGTCACGCTCGATCAGCTGCGCGCGTGGGATTGGGCGCCCGGGAATCCGGCGTTGCTGAGCCAGCAGGGGCTGGAAGTGGCGCTGACCACATATGGACTCAGCGACCCCAAGAAGTTCCGCCAGAACCTGCGGATGGCCCTGAACCGCGGCCTCAGTGAAACCAACGCCCTGGCCGCCCTGACCACCGTGCCCGCCAGGTTGTGTGGCGTCGAAGGCCAGCTTGGCACGATCGAGCCCGGCAAGCTGGCCAACCTGACCGTGATCCAGGGCGGCAGCTACTTCGACCCCGAGGCAAAGGTTCGCGAGGTTTGGATTGACGGCAGATTTCACCGTGTCCCGGGGGAGGAATCCAGAACGGCCAAAGCCGGGCCGGAGACAACCAACGGGCAGAAACCAGCGCCGAAGGCTACCGAGAGGAAGCAACAGCAACTGCGGGAGCTGCAGCAGGCCCGGGTGGCACGCTCGCCGCTGGCCGGGCGCGGGCCGCTCGCGGAACCCAAGGCGGTTCTGATCGAGCATGCGACAGTGTGGACCAGTGGGCCGGATGGACGTCTGGAAGACGCCGATGTCTTGCTCGCCGGCGGCAAGGTCAAAGCGGTCGGTCGGGGCCTCTCGACCCGAGCAGATAACGACGGCCCGCTGCTCACAATTGATGGCCGCGGCCTTCACGTCACTCCGGGCCTCATTGACGCCCACAGCCACACGGCGGTTCTCGGCGCGGTGAATGAATCAACGCTCCCCTCCTCGGCCATGGTCCGCATCAGCGATGTGGTGAATTCCGATACGGACAATCTTCATCAGCAACTGGCCGGCGGTGTTACCACCGTGAACTTGTTTCACGGCTCAGCCAATCCCATCGGCGGCCAGAGCTGCGTGATCAAGCTGCGGGACGGCGCCGGCCCGGATGGCCTTGTTTTCGAGGCGGCCCCGCCCGGCATCAAGTTTGCCCTGGGCGAAAACGTCAAACAGGCCAACTGGGGCGACAAATACGTGAAGCGATTCCCTCAAACCCGCATGGGAGTGCGCACCTTCATCGCCAACCGCTTCACCGCCGCCCGCGATTACCTGGCCAGCGTGGAAAAAGCCTCACGTCAACCCACCGCGGCCCCAAGGCGCGACCTCGAACTGGAAGCCCTTGGCGAAGTCCTCCAGGGCCGGCGCTGGATTTATTGTCACGCCTATCGCCAGGACGAGATGCTCATGCTCATCCGGCTGATGGAGAGTTTTGGCGTCAAGATCGGCAGCTTCGAGCATGGCCTCGAAAGCTACAAAGTGGCTGATGAGATTGCCCAACATGGCGCGGCCACCTCCACGTTCTCCGATTGGTGGGCCTACAAATTCGAGGTCTACGACGCGATTCCCTACAACGGCAGCCTGACGCACGACCGCGGCGCGCTCGTCTCGTTCAGTTCGGACTCGTCCGACCTCGCCCGCCGGCTCTACACGGAGGCCGCGAAAGCGGTCAAGTATGGCGGTACGAGCGAAATCGACGCGCTCAAGTTTGTGACGATCAACCCTGCCCGCCAGCTTCGAATTGACTCGCGCGTCGGTTCGCTGGAGCCGGGCAAAGACGCGGACGTTGCGATTTGGTCGAGGTCGCCCCTCGATTCCCGCACCGTCTGCCTCCAAACCTGGATTGAAGGGAGGAAATACTTCGACCGCTCGCTCAATGCCGAGCGCGCCGCCAGCCTCAAGGCGGAACGCGCCGCGCTGCTCGCCAAGGCAAGGCAAATCGCGAAGCTGTCCGGGAGCGGGGACCGCAGTGGCGGGACCGGTGATGATGGCGGCAACTCATTCTTCCGCGTTGCCCTTGAGCACCAATACGACGGCGACGACCGCCGTTGCCTGCAGGAGGAATAA
- a CDS encoding Hsp20/alpha crystallin family protein — protein sequence MTRSVAGNLVESPGAHWVPNTDVYETDSGLVVKVELAGMRSEHLEITVEGRRMRIAGNRPDGCRAAKCSFLVMEINYGPFESLLELPAAYDLSQAKAAYLNGFLRIDVPLVQRHAKNTKVLVADGN from the coding sequence GTGACCCGCTCTGTGGCGGGCAACCTGGTGGAATCGCCGGGGGCGCACTGGGTGCCAAATACGGATGTGTATGAGACAGACAGCGGGTTGGTGGTGAAGGTGGAGTTGGCGGGCATGCGCAGCGAGCATCTCGAAATCACCGTGGAAGGGAGACGGATGCGGATTGCGGGCAACCGTCCGGATGGGTGCCGGGCCGCGAAGTGCAGCTTTTTGGTAATGGAGATTAATTACGGTCCGTTCGAGAGTTTGCTGGAGTTGCCGGCGGCTTATGACTTGAGCCAGGCCAAAGCGGCATACCTGAACGGTTTTTTGCGGATTGATGTGCCGTTGGTTCAACGGCATGCGAAGAACACCAAGGTTCTCGTTGCCGACGGGAATTAA
- the lon gene encoding endopeptidase La — MTSPDTEFISILGASGGPEAPARVSSSSLPEVLPVLGLSDIVIFPGMVAPLLVETAQSTKLIDDVVGGNRLLGVALQRNAEAENPLPHEMHDVGCAARVLKMLKFPDNTVRVLVEGLWRIKLKEYPTTEPYLCAKFTLLKDLKEDSMELTAMMRNAQGQFQEIIKLSPALSEQIKIAALNTDDPSHFADLVAVNLNLSLEERQKLLETSSVKDRLTRLLPMLNREHEVLTLSSKIQSEVATSISKTQRDFFLREQMRAIQRELGESDPNASEIRLLRERIEHTPLPDEAKHVATQELDRLQQMPPAAAEYGVSRHYLDWILSLPWMKETEDKLDLAEAERILNAQHFGLKKVKDRLLEFLAVIKRRKQIKGPILCLVGPPGVGKTSLGRSVADALGRKFARISLGGMRDEAEIRGHRRTYVGSLPGRIIQTLKRVDSRNPVIMLDELDKVGADFRGDPAAALLEVLDPAQNNTFTDHYLDLPFDLSRVLFLTTANWLEPVHPALRDRLEVIELPSYTESEKLQIAKRYLVPRQMEEHGLTKKDVRIPDATLRRVIHDYTREAGVRQLEREIAALTRKATRRIVSNGHAAKPLVMAPEALRDYLGAAKFASETAEAIKEFGIATGLAWTPVGGEILFIEATRMPGKGNLLLTGSLGEVMKESAQTAVSYLRSQAKSLGVDLANYANYDLHIHVPAGATPKDGPSAGVTVVAAMASLLTRRRVRSDVAMTGEISLRGRVMRVGGIKEKVLAAARFGLKQVILPEQNRADWSEVPEEVRRKMTVHFIRHISELLPLALRDK; from the coding sequence ATGACCTCGCCCGATACCGAATTCATCAGCATTCTGGGAGCTTCCGGGGGCCCGGAGGCGCCCGCGCGCGTTTCTTCCAGCTCCTTGCCGGAAGTGCTGCCGGTTTTGGGCTTGTCGGACATTGTCATTTTCCCGGGGATGGTGGCGCCGCTGCTGGTGGAGACGGCTCAGAGCACCAAGCTGATTGACGATGTCGTGGGCGGGAACCGCCTGCTGGGAGTCGCCTTGCAGCGCAACGCGGAGGCCGAGAATCCCCTGCCGCACGAAATGCACGACGTGGGATGCGCGGCGCGGGTGTTGAAGATGCTCAAGTTTCCGGACAACACGGTGCGCGTGCTGGTGGAGGGGCTTTGGCGCATCAAGCTCAAGGAGTACCCAACCACCGAGCCGTACTTGTGCGCGAAGTTCACGCTGCTCAAGGACTTGAAAGAAGACTCGATGGAACTGACGGCGATGATGCGCAACGCGCAGGGCCAGTTCCAGGAGATCATAAAGCTGTCCCCAGCCTTGTCCGAGCAGATCAAGATCGCAGCGCTCAACACGGATGATCCAAGCCACTTCGCGGACCTGGTCGCAGTCAACCTCAACCTGAGCCTGGAAGAACGGCAGAAGCTGCTCGAGACCAGCTCGGTCAAAGACCGGCTGACACGGCTGCTACCGATGCTGAACCGCGAGCATGAGGTGCTGACGCTCAGCTCGAAGATTCAGAGCGAGGTGGCCACTTCGATCTCCAAGACGCAGCGCGATTTCTTCCTGCGGGAGCAGATGCGGGCGATCCAGCGCGAGCTGGGCGAGTCCGATCCCAACGCGAGCGAAATCCGCCTGCTGCGGGAACGCATCGAGCATACCCCGCTGCCGGACGAGGCGAAGCACGTGGCCACGCAGGAATTGGATCGGCTCCAGCAAATGCCGCCGGCGGCCGCGGAGTACGGCGTCAGCCGCCATTACCTGGATTGGATTCTCAGCCTGCCTTGGATGAAGGAGACGGAAGACAAGCTCGACCTGGCGGAGGCGGAGCGAATCCTCAATGCGCAGCATTTCGGGCTGAAGAAGGTCAAAGACCGGCTGCTGGAATTTCTAGCGGTGATCAAGCGCCGCAAGCAGATCAAGGGGCCCATTCTATGCCTGGTGGGGCCGCCCGGTGTGGGCAAGACCTCCCTGGGCCGGAGCGTGGCGGACGCCCTGGGGCGGAAGTTCGCGCGCATTTCGCTGGGCGGGATGCGGGATGAAGCCGAGATCCGCGGCCATCGGCGCACCTACGTTGGATCGCTGCCCGGGCGGATCATTCAGACGTTGAAGCGAGTGGACAGCCGTAATCCGGTCATCATGCTGGATGAGCTGGACAAGGTGGGCGCGGATTTCCGAGGCGACCCGGCGGCGGCGTTGCTGGAGGTGCTGGACCCGGCGCAGAACAACACCTTTACCGATCACTACCTGGATTTGCCGTTCGACCTGTCGCGCGTCTTGTTTCTTACGACCGCCAACTGGCTGGAACCGGTGCACCCGGCGCTGCGGGATCGGCTGGAGGTGATCGAGCTTCCCAGCTACACGGAGTCCGAGAAGCTGCAGATTGCCAAACGTTACCTCGTGCCGCGCCAGATGGAGGAACACGGCTTGACCAAGAAGGATGTGAGGATCCCGGACGCCACCTTGCGGCGCGTCATCCATGACTACACGCGCGAGGCAGGGGTGCGGCAGTTGGAACGGGAGATTGCGGCGCTGACGCGCAAAGCCACGCGCCGCATTGTCAGCAACGGCCATGCCGCCAAGCCGCTGGTCATGGCGCCGGAGGCGCTTAGGGACTACCTGGGCGCGGCGAAATTCGCCAGCGAGACGGCGGAAGCGATCAAGGAATTCGGGATTGCCACCGGCTTGGCCTGGACGCCGGTGGGCGGTGAGATTCTGTTTATCGAGGCGACGCGGATGCCGGGCAAGGGCAACCTGTTGCTCACCGGGTCGCTGGGAGAAGTGATGAAGGAGAGCGCGCAGACAGCGGTGAGCTATTTGCGCAGCCAGGCGAAGTCGCTCGGGGTTGACCTGGCAAACTACGCCAATTACGACCTGCACATCCACGTGCCCGCGGGGGCTACCCCCAAGGACGGACCTAGCGCCGGGGTGACGGTCGTGGCGGCGATGGCATCGCTTTTGACGCGGCGGCGGGTGCGGTCGGACGTGGCGATGACCGGAGAGATCAGCTTGCGCGGGCGGGTGATGCGGGTGGGCGGTATCAAGGAAAAGGTGCTTGCGGCGGCGCGCTTCGGCCTCAAGCAAGTGATCCTGCCGGAGCAGAACCGGGCGGATTGGAGTGAAGTGCCGGAGGAAGTCCGCCGCAAGATGACGGTGCATTTCATTCGGCACATTTCCGAGCTCCTGCCACTGGCCTTGCGCGATAAATGA